Proteins found in one Miscanthus floridulus cultivar M001 chromosome 4, ASM1932011v1, whole genome shotgun sequence genomic segment:
- the LOC136548620 gene encoding uncharacterized protein, whose product MAEEMMAADELVFPGLDGGLLAGDNVVAGDDVTGFIPASQEPAQQRTSLRWTEPMSAFVLKQMCQLITTGVKTDKGFKEVHLNKVAKALQEFCGHDVSGTQVYNHLRKWRQRWVKLSKLRDLSGAQWDEDNCMIVLEEEHYNGHTKDHPNDAPLLNKPIQHYKQMMVIFANGQATGKWAMGSNEPLGTPSDCAESSLKTEILNSGKTVTPEDTKSEGGVGNKRKRSMLAEEDVVLFTGMAEAVKDVADAIRSTKVEDSHPELYGAVMFVPGFTEEALMCAYGHLLDNKALGSAFVKMSDSHRELWLRTYLAKHYYM is encoded by the exons ATGGCTGAGGAGATGATGGCTGCTGATGAGCTTGTGTTCCCTGGACTGGATGGTGGTCTTTTGGCTGGTGACAATGTGGTTGCTGGGGATGATGTGACTGGTTTCATACCAGCATCACAGGAACCTGCTCAGCAGAGGACCTCTCTGAGGTGGACTGAGCCCATGTCTGCCTTTGTGCTGAAGCAGATGTGCCAGCTCATTACCACTGGAGTGAAGACTGATAAGGGCTTCAAAGAAGTGCACCTGAACAAGGTGGCAAAGGCCCTGCAAGAGTTCTGTGGTCATGATGTTAGTGGTACCCAGGTGTACAACCACctgaggaagtggaggcagaggTGGGTGAAACTGTCCAAGCTGAGGGACCTTAGTGGAGCTCAGTGGGATGAGGACAACTGCATGATTGTTCTTGAGGAGGAACACTACAATGGTCATACCAAG GACCACCCTAATGATGCTCCACTGCTCAACAAGCCCATACAACACtacaagcagatgatggtcatctttGCCAATGGTCAGGCAACAGGCAAGTGGGCTATGGGCTCCAATGAGCCACTTGGCACACCATCTGACTGTGCTGAGAGCTCACTGAAGACTGAGATCCTGAACAGTGGCAAGACTGTGACTCCTGAGGATACCAAGAGTGAGGGAGGAGTTGGTAACAAGAGGAAGAGATCCATGCTGGCAGAAGAGGATGTTGTTCTGTTCACTGGCATGGCAGAGGCAGTGAAGGATGTTGCTGATGCTATTAGGTCGACCAAGGTTGAGGATTCCCACCCTGAGCTGTATGGTGCTGTTATGTTTGTGCCAGGCTTCACTGAAGAAGCACTGATGTGTGCTTATGGCCACCTGCTGGACAATAAGGCCTTGGGTTCAGCTTTTGTCAAGATGTCTGACTCCCACCGTGAGCTGTGGCTAAGGACCTACTTGGCCAAGCACTACTACATGTGA